A single region of the Gossypium arboreum isolate Shixiya-1 chromosome 12, ASM2569848v2, whole genome shotgun sequence genome encodes:
- the LOC108487038 gene encoding heavy metal-associated isoprenylated plant protein 9-like, whose amino-acid sequence MGEEVKQEQQPPAEEKTEDKVEEKPAEENKEETPPPPPPPPPPFVLFVDLHCVGCAKKIEKTIMKIRGVEGVVIDMAQNQVTIKGIIEPQAICAKIMKKTKRRAKVLSPLPAAEGEPIPEVVTSQVSGLTTVELNVDMHCQACAEQLRKKILKMRGIQSAVTEHSTGKVTVTGTMDANKLVDYVYRRTKKQARIVPQPEPEPQPEPEKQEEKKEGEEKPSEEAKPEENPDKKEEEKPAAEEEAKEEGNNEATGETKEGEDKKEDNNGSNNEDESMKKMIYYYQPLYVIERMPPAPQLFSDENPNACCIS is encoded by the exons ATGGGTGAGGAAGTTAAGCAG GAACAACAACCTCCAGCAGAGGAGAAAACAGAAGACAAGGTGGAGGAGAAGCCTGCCGAAGAAAATAAGGAAGAAACGCCACCACCGCCACCGCCTCCACCACCtccttttgtattgtttgtggacTTGCATTGTGTTGGATGTGCAAAGAAGATTGAAAAAACCATCATGAAGATTAGAG GTGTGGAAGGAGTTGTGATCGACATGGCTCAAAACCAAGTTACTATAAAAGGAATAATCGAACCCCAAGCTATATGTGCTAAAATCATGAAAAAAACCAAGAGAAGAGCTAAAGTCCTTTCTCCTTTGCCTGCAGCTGAGGGTGAACCTATCCCTGAAGTTGTTACTTCACAG GTTAGTGGATTAACAACCGTGGAACTTAACGTAGACATGCATTGCCAAGCCTGTGCTGAGCAACTCAGGAAAAAGATACTGAAAATGAGAG GCATACAAAGTGCAGTAACAGAGCATAGCACAGGGAAAGTTACAGTGACGGGTACCATGGACGCGAACAAGCTAGTTGATTACGTGTATAGACGCACCAAAAAGCAGGCTCGGATCGTGCCTCAACCGGAGCCTGAACCGCAACCGGAACCCGAAAAACAAGAAGAGAAGAAGGAAGGCGAAGAGAAGCCATCGGAAGAAGCTAAGCCAGAAGAAAACCCggataaaaaagaagaagaaaaaccaGCAGCCGAAGAAGAAGCCAAGGAAGAAGGCAACAATGAAGCTACTGGTGAGACCAAGGAAGGAGAAGATAAGAAAGAAGACAACAATGGCAGCAACAACGAGGATGAATCTATGAAGAAGATGATCTACTATTATCAGCCGCTCTACGTTATTGAACGAATGCCACCGGCACCTCAGTTGTTCAGCGATGAAAATCCCAATGCTTGCTGCATTTCATAG
- the LOC108488771 gene encoding heavy metal-associated isoprenylated plant protein 36: protein MADMQIVVASKRVEPQYVEMMVPLYSYGCERKVKKTLSHLKGIYSVTVEYDQQKVTVWGICNKYDVLSTMRSKRKEARFWKPEDNVEMEDVEEEEPSPSLPRKGFNKPSLALMKARSLSWKAWKKVFARSLSF from the exons ATGGCGGACATGCAAATAGTTGTAGCTAGCAAGAGAGTAGAGCCGCAGTACGTGGAGATGATGGTGCCTTTGTATTCTTACGGGTGCGAAAGGAAAGTCAAAAAGACTTTGTCCCATCTCAAAG GAATATATTCAGTGACGGTGGAATATGATCAACAAAAGGTGACAGTATGGGGAATATGCAACAAATACGACGTGCTATCAACGAtgagaagcaaaagaaaagaagctCGGTTTTGGAAACCCGAAGACAACGTCGAGATGGAAGATGTCGAGGAGGAAGAGCCGTCACCGTCTCTTCCTCGTAAGGGATTCAACAAGCCTTCTTTGGCTCTAATGAAGGCTCGATCTCTAAGCTGGAAAGCATGGAAAAAAGTATTCGCCCGCTCCCTTTCTTTCTAA